ACACAAATACttgaaaaaaatcagaaaaacataaattttgggAGAAAAAAGCCATCCCACCCCGCTTTAGACTTGCAGTCTTGGGGAATCATAGCGACGTTAGAATCAATAAGCATAACACTATCAATCTCCAATGAAAAAATTCACCAACATTGAAACCTGAGGCACATGGCATTTTAAACAAACACCCATACTCAACAATCAAGAAACACTTGAATctttcaaaacatatcaaaaaatatataacaaaaaaactatgatcaatataaataaaataaagaaaacattcCATTCTTTACTACTAGAGGAACATCTTTAGAAGGCCATAAACTAAAACAACACCATTCCTTCAACTCATTTCTCCAACTCCAACACACAAACCATTTTCACCCTAAAAACATTAGATTTCTAGAAATTAGAGTGAAAATGAACCTAATTCATAACAACTAGCACTATTGTTACAAAGTAGACAGATCCCAAGAACACTCACACGTCCTGCATTAGAGAATGTCATCATAGGCAACAATTTCTCTACCTTTAAATGGCAATTCTAACATTGAAGAACCATCATCAGTGGTTCTTGGGTTGACTATGGTTGATGCAAGCTTATTACTTCTTCCATGCCTGCTTAAAGGCACCTCAGGCCGCAAGAGCTTTGATGAAGATGTTGCCCCTTTATCGTTATTAGCATTAACCCCTATTCCGTCTCTCCATTGAGCTAAAGGATCGGTTGCCCACAAAACTTGAACCTGCAAGCAAAATCACAATTCAGAATTTCAAACTTCTTGATGTTGAGCGTCAACTGCTAAGCTCTACATCTGAACTTCATCtcattaaaaagtaaatttttcaatttaacagACTCCTTTAGTTCAATTCAACCTCAAAGCTCTAAATTCTAACTTCAGTTCCTtgttaaaggttaaaattttcatttcgaTCAAGTTTTTAAGTTTCAATTCAACATTAAAGCTCCAAATtctaactcttttcttttctttttttgaaactTCTAAATTCTAGCTTCAGTTCCTCATTATAGGATAAAACTTTAAATGTAATTCAATCTTTAAGTTTCAATTCAACCTTAAAGCTCTAAATTCTAACTTCGGTTCCTCATTAAAggtaaaattttcaacttaattGACTCTTTTAGTTTCAATTCCACCTTAAAGCTCTAAATTCTAACTTCACTCTTTAAGCTTACAACTATAAAAGCTCTAAATTGTAAATTCAGCTCCTCATTAAAGAATTTTCAATTTGACTCTCTTAGTTTCAAATCAACCTTAAAGCTCTAATTGTAACTTGAGTTCCTCATTAAAGGATAATTAAATTTCCATTTAATTGACTCTTTTAGTTTCAATGCAACCTTAAAACTCTAAATTATAACACTTCAGTTCCTCTTTAaaggtaaaaatttcaagttaatcgactctcttatttttaaTTCAACCTTAAAGCTATCCAACTTGGTTAATTTACTCAAATTAGGATCAAAAGGAAGCACCGATTCAATTATAAAAAGTAACCAAACAAGAACTGAAAAACTAAACACAGTTAATTATATAATTACCCTTTTGGAATCAACGGTAATGCCGAAAGAGGAATCAAGGGAAGCCGCAATGGCGGACTCGGCGGATTCCTTAGAGCGGTATACAATGTAACCGACAGCATCACAATTGATGCGGATGCGAGAGATCGAACCGTAGATCTCAAACCTCGACTTCAAATCGAGCACCGAGCAATTCGGGGGAAGACCCA
The sequence above is drawn from the Gossypium hirsutum isolate 1008001.06 chromosome A05, Gossypium_hirsutum_v2.1, whole genome shotgun sequence genome and encodes:
- the LOC107892547 gene encoding uncharacterized protein At1g27050, with product MGLPPNCSVLDLKSRFEIYGSISRIRINCDAVGYIVYRSKESAESAIAASLDSSFGITVDSKRVQVLWATDPLAQWRDGIGVNANNDKGATSSSKLLRPEVPLSRHGRSNKLASTIVNPRTTDDGSSMLELPFKGREIVAYDDIL